CGCGCAGACTGATAGTGGTTTCGGCGAGCAGGCCTGTTACTTCGAGTGTTGCGCGCCCGAGCGAAGTCGCAACGGTCTGCTCCATTTCCGCCGAACGCTGATTCTTGGATGACGTGAACCAGCTTTGCGTGCTGAGCTCTTCCATCACGGGTTCGATGACGTTGTACGGAATGCAGAGATTCATCGTTCCGGCGCGGTTGCTCATCTTCAATTCAAAGCCGATGACGACGACAACCTCGTTGGGTGGAACGATCTGAACGAGCTGCGGATTGCTTTCGGTGGCCGCGATGCTGAAGGTCATCTTCTTGACCGAGCTCCAGGCTTCGGAGAGTGTCGTGAGGCCGCGGGTGGTCACGTTACTGATGAGGCGGGTCTCGATCAGCGTGAGCGGGCGCTGCGGAATGAACAGATCCTGGCTCGTGCCGCCGAGCAGCCGATCGATGATCGGATAGATAATGAGCGGGCTGATCTCGAGACAGATCTGCCCCTCCAGTGCGTCCGCTTTGATGAGATTGAAGCTGGTGGGGTTGGGGAGGCCGGCGATGAACTCCGAGTAGGTCATCTGCTCGCAGGTCGCGACCTTTACTTCAACGATCGTTCGCAGAAACCCCGAGAGCGACGCGCCGAAGTTTCGCGCGAAGCTCTCGTGCAACGTCTGGAGCGACCGCATCTGGTCCTTGCTGACGCGCTCGGGGCGCTTAAAGTCGTACGCCTTGACTTCGAGGCCTTCGGTCGAATCCCGGTGACGACTGAAGATCGTGACGGATTTCAGCTCCTGCTCGACATCGCCGGTATCAACCGCGGCGAGCAACGCATCCACCTCGCTCTGGTTGAGAACATCGGCCATCGTGGCTCCGTAGGCTCGGGAGAATGGAATCGGGGACAGGAACGGGACACGAACAGACGCATCCAATCATCGACCGGCATTGCGTACAGCCTTGAACGATGACGGACCGATCAGGTCGGGAGACGCGGGCCGTGAAGCCCGCCGGAAGGAATCGGCGCAGATGAGCAGACTTGGCCTTTTGATTCTGACATTGGGGTTGGTGATTCCGGGCCATTCCGCCATGGCACAGTTTGGGTCGTCCACCAAGGTGGACGTCTCGGCGATCGCGCAGCGGACCGAAGCAGCCCCCGGCGAACAGTTTGCGATTGCGGTCGTACTCGATCACGCCAAGGGCTGGCATACTCAGACCAACGATCCGAAAGTGCCGGACGAACTGAAAGACCTCGATCCGGTCCCGACGCAGATTCAGGTTGAGGCGCCTAGGGGGCTCAAAGTCGGTCCGATCCAGTGGCCGAATTCCGAAACGTTGACGGTGCTGTGGATCGGAAAGCCGCTCTCGCTGGAATTCTTCGCCGGCAAAGCGATCGCGTTCGTGCCGGTGCAGCTCGCCTCGGGCGTTCCGATGGGGAATCTCACGATCCCGCTGAAGATCTCCATCCAGGCGTGCGACGAATCGCAGTGCCTGATGCCCGAGGATGTCACGCGCGACGTCACGATCACGGTGAAACCGCTTACGGACGTTGCGAGCCGGGACGTCGTCAACCCGCAAGTGTTCGACGCGTTTGATCCGAGCGTGTTCTCGCGGATGAACGCGGGGGCGGTCGCCTCTGTTCAGCCGGCAACGAGCGGATTCGATTTTGTCGGGTACAAGTTTTCTCTCCGGCGCGATCAGACATTGCTGATTCTGCTGATCGCACTCGCCGCGGGGTTCTTGCTCAATCTGACCCCGTGCGTGCTTCCCGTGATCCCGATCAAGATTCTGTCGCTGCAACAGCAGGCGGGAAATCCGGGGAAGCTCGCGCTCTTCGGGTCGGTGTACTGCGTGGGAATAGTCGCAACGTTTCTGGTGCTCGGGCTGCTGATTTTCGGCATCGTCACGGGCGGCCAGAAGCAGGACTGGGGACAGGTGTTCACCAGCCGCTGGTTCACCATTGTCATGGCGGCAATCGTCGGCCTGATGGGCCTGGGGATGATCGGTCTCTTCACGGTGCGGCTGCCGCAATCGGTGTACATGCTCAACCCGAGTCACGACACCGTGCTCGGGAATTTTCTTCTCGGCGTATTGACTGCGGTGCTGTCGACTCCGTGCACGGGCCCGCTGCTCGGTGCAACGATCGCCTGGGCCGCGACACAGCCGGCTTGGATGGGGCTCGTGACCTTTGTCGTGATGGGTATCGGGATGGCGCTGCCCTACGCCCTGCTCATCGCTTTCCCACGGCTTATCGATATCCTGCCCAAAGCGGGGCCGGGTGGAGAGTTGCTCAAGCAAGTGCTCGGAATCCTGATGCTCGCGGTCGCGGCGTTTCTTCTCTCGAATCTCACGAGCGAAAAGTGGCCGTGGTTTGTCGTGGGCGGCGTCGCCGCGGTCGGAGGCCTTTGGGCCATCATCGGTGGGTGGCGGATGCTTCGAACGATCGGCGCGAAAACGGCCGTGACCGTGTGCGCGCTCGTCTGGATCGGCGCGACCGTCTGGACGACGCGAGCGCTGGCTTCCGAGGGCCCCATTACCTGGACCCGCTTCGTCAATGTGCCCGAAACCGACATTCGAAAGCAAATCGCGCGGGCGCTCGATAGCGGAAAAACGGTGGTCGTGGACTTCACGGCGAAGTGGTGCACGAACTGCCACGTCATCGAGCGCAACGTCTTGCTGAGCGAGGTCGGAGTGGGGCTGCTCAGTTCAGCGGACGTCGTTCCGATGAAAATCGACCTGACCAGCGCCGACGAAGCGCAAGGATGGGGGCTGGTGCGGGAGATTTCCGGCGGAGGCGGTATTCCCCTGGTCGCGATCTTCCGGCCGGGTATGGAACGTCCGATTTTCTTCAACAGTTTCTTCAAGCCCTCGGACCTTGAATCCGCGGTGCGGGGCCCTGTTCCGCCGGTGTAGCCGCTCGGCCCAAACGCCGGGCCGACGTCTGGAGGTTGACCTTTCCCGCTGCTCCGGCTAACTTTCTACCCGCTTCCGGCCGATTCGGCATGTTCGGAAGGGCGATAATTGAAGACGACGCGGGCGTAGCTCAGTGGTAGAGCGTCTCGTTGCCAACGAGAAGGTCGAGGGTTCAAGCCCCTTCGCCCGCTTTGGAAAGAAAAACGCCGCCGGTCTCCCGGCGGCGTTTTCTATTTCGAGAGTTCGAACCCGGACTCAGGGGCAGAGGAACGCGTCGTAGGCGGTGGCGAAAATCACGAAGTCGGAGTCGTCCACGAGCCCGTCGTTGTTGAGGTCCGCGGGACAGCCAACAGGCATCGACGGATCATTGCAGTCGAGCAGGTCGTAGGCCGCGGCAAAGAGCACGAAGTCTGCGTCGTCCACGAAGGTGTCGTTGTTGAGATCACCCGGGCACGCGACCGGCGCCTGCGTGACGGTGAGGAAGTTCACGTTGGTGGAGTTGCCGTCCGAGTTCGAAACGCGGACGTTGTGACCGCCGAGCGATGCGTCGGCGGCGATGACGAACGAAAGCCCTGTGACTTGTGTTCCCAGGGAGTTCGGAATCGGCGTGCCGGTCACGGTCACGCCCGTGCCGGTGGTCACCTGAACCATGGAGGAACTCGTCACGTTCTTCAGGTTGGTGCCGATCATCGTGAAGGGCAGAATCGTGCCCTGGTCGCCCGAAACCGCGTTGCCGGTAAACGTCGTGGTCGCGCCGTAAACGGACACATAGATCGTGTCGGTGCCGGTCTTGTTCTGATTGTCGCGGACGCGCAGCGTGACCGGATAGGTCCCGTTCGAGACGTAGGTGAACGTGGGCTTCGGAACGGATGCCGCGGGCGCGACACCAACCTCGAAGACGCCGTCGCCATCGAGGTCCCACTCATAGCGGTTGAGCAGCACCGCCGTCCGAGTCTCGGTCGCCTGCGAGTTGATGTCTCCGATGAAGTAGCAAGTCGTGTTGGCGGCGATCCGCTTGTTGATGCCGGCGTTGGCATAGGGGTCGGCGTAGATGTTCGTGCCGGCCTGAATCTCGAGGTCGTACAGCTGAACAATCGTGTTCGGATTCGAGCCGCCCGTCAGGTTGGCGGCGTTGTTGTCCCAGACTCGCAGCGCGTACGAGCCGGCGGGAAGATTTGTGAACGTGAACGATTCCGCCGCGCCGAGGGAAGTCGCATTGACGAGTCCGATCGAGACCGTGCCATCGTCGTTGGTCAGCTCGTAGGCGAGATCGCCGAGGCTGCTGGTGGCATACCCCGTCGTCGTGCCGGTGCAGCTGTTCGACTGCTGACCGGTGGTGTAGGTGCCTCCGGTGGGCGTCGTGATGATCTTGATGTTCTGCGTGCCGCTCAACGTAAACTTGAAGTAGTCGGCGCCGGTCGCATTCGATCCGTTGTTCCAGTAGCCGTTGAGCGAGAGATCGCGGGCAGCGATCGAGCGTGCGGCGAGATCGCCGAAGTTGACCGCCGTGCCGAGCGACTGATTTCCGCTGTAGCGATCGCCGTAGCTGCGGCCGAGAGCGCGGCGATCGTCGACGCGGACCGCGTCCGTCGAAGTCTGAATAAACGGCTCCATGAGCTTCGTGCTGTTGCACGGAACCTGGTGGATGAAGCCCAAGCCGTGGCCGTGTTCGTGCGTGCAGGTATTGCGAAAGTACCTGTAGTTGTTGGTTGTGCTGTTAAAGCTGCCGGCGTCATTGAAATAAGCCGTGTTGATGACCATGTCGCCGCCGGTCAGGGAGCCCGCGAGCCCGCCGGATGCGGGGAAACAGTTGTACGCGAGCACGCCGCTCTGACCGTTGAGTGAGATTCCGCCGATACGAATATCGCCTCTCGCGTTGTTGTGGGTCGAGCTGTTGTCCATCGCGGTGTTGTTGTCGGCGACTTCGGTGTACGTGATGCCGCCGTACTTGCGCCAAGAGCCCAGACACGCGCGGAGGTATTCACGACCGCGATCGAGATCCGTGAACTGGCTTGTGAGCGAAGCCCCGAGCGCGTTTGCGCCCGTAGCGAAGCCCGAGTTTGCGAGGCCCCAGGTCACTCCATCGTTCGGGAAACTGACCGTCAGGATGGCCAGGGAGGCCGCATTCGCCGGATAGAGCGAATTTGCGGAGCCGGTCGGCCCCCACTTGAAGGTGTCCACATTAAAGCGATCGCCGAACGGATCGTCGGGGTCCATCGGCGTCTGCGTAATGGGCAGGAACTGGAACTGATCCAGAAGATTCTGCCACTGCTCGGCGGTCAGATTCGACGCGTAGCAGTTCTGAGTGCCGTGCATCGCGCGCACGATACCCGCGCGCATAAGCGTGGCGCTCATGGTGGTCGGCGCTTTCGCGTTGATCGCGAGTTCGAGCTGGAACGGCAGAACGCTCTTTGACTCAAAGTCCGAAGCGGGGAATGCACCGAGCTGCGCGAGCGTCGAAGCCGCGCCGCCGCAAAGCGCGACCAGTGTGCCGACAGTGACCAAGTTCGAACGATTGTTCTTCCGAATCTGCATGAAGACTCTCCCTCGAGCGCACGGCGTGAGAAACGCGGCTCGGCGTCAAAAAAAACACCTCTCGCGTGACCGCTCGTGCGGGCACAAGAAGAGAATACGACAAAATCGGGATGAACGCGAATCGAAGAGGTCTGTTGCAAACAGTAATTCTAATTTCGGCGCGTTTGCTTATCGGACGACTTGCCTCAATTAAGGGGCAAAGTTACGGACAAGTCAGACGGTCGTACGCCTCGGCAAAAATCACGAAGTCAAAATCGTCGGTGAGAGCGTCTCCGGTAAAGTCCGACGTCCGATCGGTCAGGGCGTCGTATCCAGCCGCGAACAAAACAAAGTCGCTGTCGTCGACAACGTTGTCTTTGTTCAGGTCGGCGCGGCAGAGTCCGCCGAGCATTGCATAGACCGCGGCGAGGCCGTCGTTGCCGGTGGGGATGATGAACGAAGCCGGAAGCACGAAGCCGTACTGGCCCGTGTCGCGAAGCTCCATCGTGTACGCGGTGGCTCCGGTGCTGCCGAAAAACCAATCTGGCGCCGTGCCGGAGGCGAGGTACAAAATATCGGGTCCACCGAATTGATACGACGCCCCGGTTGCCGTCGAAACCGCGGAAATCATCGCGTTGCCGATGCGGTTCAGGCTCGCGACGCCGGCGGGCGTGGTGTACTGGTAGGACCAGGGACGGAGCACCAGTTGCGAGTAGCTGTGGAAGTCGATGTGCGCGACGAGCTTGGGAATGGAAAGGGCGTAGTTGCTGAGGGCGGCGGATTCGGGCTCGGAGAACGGAGCGGTTCCGCGATAAGTCTCGCTGGAAGTAGAGCCGCTCGATCCGGAGCTCAGGCCCCAACCGACGCTCCAATTGCGGTTGAGGTCGACTCCGCGGACTGTGCCGCTGATGACGCGAGCGTTCTTGCGCCAGAGACGCTGTGTTGTCCAGGTAATGTTGTAGCCGTCGGGATTCGTGATGGGGACAAAGACGATCTCGTAGGTGTCGAGGATGTTCTTGGATCGTGAATCGGAGTTGTATGTTGCGAGCAGCTGGGTCGCGACGTAGAGGTCGGTGGTGACAGTGATCCACTCGCGCGCGTGCTGAAGGCTGTTGAAGAGGACAACCGGCTTGCGGGGGGATCCGCCGGGCGCGGGGACCGGGCTGGTGACACGGATACCGAAGATTTCGCGGTTCTGGATCGAATTCCCGATCGAAATGCGCTGGACGAAGGCGGGGTACGTCGAGACGAGCGAGTTCACGTAATTGCTGACGCCGGTGTAATCCTGATAGGCATCGAAGAAGCCGCGATCGGCAAACGGATTGTGCATCTCCGTTTGCTCGGCATCGATGAGCGCCTGCACGTCGTCGATGATCACTTTGTAGGGAACGCCGGCCTGATTGAGCGCCGGAAGGTCGGCGGCTCTCACTCGGTAGTCGGCTTCGCCATTTGGCCCGCCGGGGCCGCACGTCCATCGATCGCCAGAAATCTGTTCCAGCAAATAGACGTCGGCGATGTTTCTTGGAGTAATGCGAACGACTTTCTGGCCGTCGAAGCGTTCCGGCACGCCGACAGAATGGGTTTCGCCCGCAAGAGCCCCGAAAGAAAACATGCCGGCGAGCGACATCAACGCACAGATTTTCCGCATTTCTCGGGCACTCCGTGGCAAGCGACCGCATGAGGCACGGAAACAAACTCGCCAGGAGCATGTTACTGCCCGATGCGAAGCTTGCACGGTAAATTGCGGCGAAAAGCGAAAAGTCCGAAAACGGGTTACTTCCTCGAAATCGGTGCGCGTTCGAGCGGTTGGGGCTCGGGCCGCAGCAGGTCTTCGTCGTACGCGGCGAGAATGTTGTTGTTGTTCAAGCGGTCGAAATCGGGAACCGAGAGCCGACGGTAGATCGACTTGCCGTCTTCTTTGACGTAGCCGTACGCCGGGCATTGGAGAATCTCGAGTTGTTCGAGCGTGCCCTTTGCCTTGTCTTTTCCGTGGAGCGCGATCGCCATGCGCGGTCTGTGCGAGCGGATCGTTTCGCGGCCCCCGATGAGAATCTTGACCTCGGCGCCCTCGGTATCGATTTTCATCATGGCCGGAGGGCGTACACCGGCGCGCTTTACGAACGCATCGAGTGTTTCGAGTTCGACGGTCTCGGTTTTCGGAGGCAGTCCAAAGTGGGCTCTGCCGCTTGAAGCTTGACCACCGGAGATGCTGTTGAGCACCGCCGAGCCGGAGTTCATGTCGTCGATCTGGAGTTCTTCGGTGCCGGCGGCATCGGAGAGCGCAAGAGGCGAGATCTCGGTGGACTTCTGCATGTTGCCCAGGCGCACGTTCTCCTCGAGGAGCTCCCGGTTTTCGAGCATGGGCTCGAAGGCGTAGATGTAGCTCGCGCCGAACCAGTGGCTCATCAGGCGGGTGTAGAGTCCGATGTTTGCGCCGATGTCGTAGACAACATCCCCCGGACGGATGAGCCGGGCAAACAGCGAAACCATGAACGCATCGTGAACGAGCGGGTGCTCCCAGAGTAAGTATCGGTGCCGGCGGAGCCGGATGGCGACCGGCCCGATGTCGCGCATTTTCGTGATGTGGCGTTTGTCGGGGATCGCCTTGACGCAGGCGCGTGCCATCGAGTTGAGCGCCGGGCTCTTTCTGATTCCTCTCACGACCGATTGCAGCACCTGTCGCATCGACACTCCTGAATGAATTCCGAGTGGGCGGAATATCGACATTCCCGCGTATCTTTCTCAGTCGATTTCTCGTCAGCCCGCGACGACGGAGATTTTTCGGCGGATCGAGGCACAGAGCAGGTCGGATTTCTTGCTCGCGGCACGGATGTCCGGGCCATCGGCCCTTGCTCCTTCGGCGATGATCTGAAGCGATGCGGGGGTGACTCGAACCCGCACGCCGGTCGTGATCTGCCGGTGCGAGCGATCAAGGCCGTCGGCGATCCTCAGAATGCCCGCGAGCACGCGCACGACCTGGCGCTCGCGCGCGGGCAGCGACCAGAACGGCGCGTGCTTTTCCGCGGGGAGCGACTTGCGGTGGTACCTCGCGATGTTGGCGATCACGGCTCGATCCACGGGCGAAATCCGGCCCCAATTCGCCAGCTCGATGATCCGCCGCGAAACTTTGTGGTGCCGGTCGTAGTCGATCGGGACTCCGGTGTCGTGAAGGAGCCCAGCGCTCTCGAGCAGCTCTGTGGCATCCGGACGATCGTCGAGTGCTTCGCGGATGCGATCAACGTCCGCGAGATCGTGCAGTAGCGACACAGCGAGGTGAGCAACCTGCTCGCTGTGGGCGACTTCGTAGTGCGCCTCGCGAGCAATCGCCCGTGCACGCTCGACCATGCCGCATGCCGTCGCGCGTGCAGACATTTCGCGCAGCATGCCGTCGCGCACCCCGCCGGGGTGCGGCACGATCCGGTCCGCGCCGAGATGCTTCACAAGTGCACGCGCGACGATGACGCCCGCGGGGAGAATGTCGGCGCGATCCGGAGGGACACCGACTCTTCGCAGGAGACTTGCGCGCTGCGGAATGTCCATCCTCTCGATCGCACCGACGAGCTGCACGAGTTCCTCGGAGGCGTGGCCGGCGCGCACGAGCGAGCGTCTGCGCTGCGCGAGCATCGGCGCGAGCGCACGGTTGCCCGCGAAATCGCCGAGCAGCGCCCCGATCGCTGCGAAAGTGCCGCCGCACCCGATGACGGCGGTCGGGCTCTGAACCAGCGGCGGGAGCGCCTCCTCGATCATGCGGGCGACGTGTTTGCGCATCCGTTGCAGCGCGGATTGGGACTCCTTGCCGCCCGGAGTCTTGAACGCCGAAGTGAGCCGTACCGCGCCGAGCGGCATGGAAACCGCTTCAAACAGCACCCCTTTTCGGGCGAGACTGACTTGCACGCTGCCGCCGCCGATATCGACGATGGCAACTGTTTGGCGTTCGAGCTCAAACGCGGCGCGGCAACTGGCAAAGGCGAGTCGGGATTCCTCATCAGCGCCGATGATCTCAACGGGCAGGCCGACCTCATGCTCGAGGCGTTCCACGAAACCGGCACCGTCGGGAGACTCGCGGACCGCAGCGGTCGCGACCATTCGGATACTCCGCACTCCGTGACGGATCGCATCGAAGCAGAATTCCTTGACGGCCGCGATGGTCGCTTTCATCGCCGGTTTGGGGAGTCCCTTCCCGTTGGATAGGTTTGCTCCGAGGCGAGTTGGGCGGCGACGCTCGTCGAGGATCTTCAATTCGCCGCGTGCGTCGGCGCTGGCGAGCGCGAATCGCACCGCGTTGCTGCCGATATCGATCGCGGCGAACAGGGTCCGGGCGCCTTGGACCGGCTTGCGTGACTTGGGCATCTCGGCAAGAGCCATCGGTGAGCCTGGGGGTTGGGGGAGGCCGGCGCGGGCAAAGCGAGCGGACTAAACTCGCTTTCCAACCTCGCGATGGTTGTACCACAACCCGCGAGCAAACAAAAGCAGCAGCCCCGTCTCAGTTTCTGCGGGGACAGGAGTTTTCCATGTCGGGCACGCCGAACCAGAACCAGCAGCAGCAAGTCGCCATCCGTATCGATGAAACCAAAATGGTGACGACTTACGCCAACACGATCCGTACGACCAACACGCAGGACGAGGTCGTGCTTGATTTCGGGCTGAATGTGCCGCAGCAGGGGCCCGATGGTCAGCAGGGGATTCATTTCGCCATCGGCAGCCGCGTGGTGATGAACTGGAACGGTGCGAAACGACTGGCGGCAACTCTGTCGGAATTGGTCCGGCGATATGACCAGGCGATGGCCGAAGCCAACAGCGCAGTCCCGCGCGTTCAGTAAGGAAATGGAAAATGGGAAATGCGGCGCGAAAGCGCGTCGTGATCGTCGGCGCCGGCGGATACTCCGGTGCGGAACTGGTTTCCATCCTCTCTCAGCACCCGGGTGCGGAAGTGGTGGGCTTGTTCGCATCCGCGCGCCGCGAGAAGGGCGATCAGGCGGGGAAGTTCGAAGAGATTTTTCCCCGATTTCGCGGCATTTGTGAGCTGCCCATTCTTCCAGTCGAGTTCGACGCAGTTGCCGCGCTGAA
The DNA window shown above is from Phycisphaeraceae bacterium and carries:
- the fliM gene encoding flagellar motor switch protein FliM — encoded protein: MADVLNQSEVDALLAAVDTGDVEQELKSVTIFSRHRDSTEGLEVKAYDFKRPERVSKDQMRSLQTLHESFARNFGASLSGFLRTIVEVKVATCEQMTYSEFIAGLPNPTSFNLIKADALEGQICLEISPLIIYPIIDRLLGGTSQDLFIPQRPLTLIETRLISNVTTRGLTTLSEAWSSVKKMTFSIAATESNPQLVQIVPPNEVVVVIGFELKMSNRAGTMNLCIPYNVIEPVMEELSTQSWFTSSKNQRSAEMEQTVATSLGRATLEVTGLLAETTISLRDLLLMAPGDLLVTEKRADQPVVVCVEEEKKFLARVGRCRGNKALRIDRAITTTDRV
- a CDS encoding DUF3467 domain-containing protein, producing the protein MSGTPNQNQQQQVAIRIDETKMVTTYANTIRTTNTQDEVVLDFGLNVPQQGPDGQQGIHFAIGSRVVMNWNGAKRLAATLSELVRRYDQAMAEANSAVPRVQ
- a CDS encoding Ppx/GppA family phosphatase, with the translated sequence MALAEMPKSRKPVQGARTLFAAIDIGSNAVRFALASADARGELKILDERRRPTRLGANLSNGKGLPKPAMKATIAAVKEFCFDAIRHGVRSIRMVATAAVRESPDGAGFVERLEHEVGLPVEIIGADEESRLAFASCRAAFELERQTVAIVDIGGGSVQVSLARKGVLFEAVSMPLGAVRLTSAFKTPGGKESQSALQRMRKHVARMIEEALPPLVQSPTAVIGCGGTFAAIGALLGDFAGNRALAPMLAQRRRSLVRAGHASEELVQLVGAIERMDIPQRASLLRRVGVPPDRADILPAGVIVARALVKHLGADRIVPHPGGVRDGMLREMSARATACGMVERARAIAREAHYEVAHSEQVAHLAVSLLHDLADVDRIREALDDRPDATELLESAGLLHDTGVPIDYDRHHKVSRRIIELANWGRISPVDRAVIANIARYHRKSLPAEKHAPFWSLPARERQVVRVLAGILRIADGLDRSHRQITTGVRVRVTPASLQIIAEGARADGPDIRAASKKSDLLCASIRRKISVVAG
- a CDS encoding thioredoxin family protein; translation: MSRLGLLILTLGLVIPGHSAMAQFGSSTKVDVSAIAQRTEAAPGEQFAIAVVLDHAKGWHTQTNDPKVPDELKDLDPVPTQIQVEAPRGLKVGPIQWPNSETLTVLWIGKPLSLEFFAGKAIAFVPVQLASGVPMGNLTIPLKISIQACDESQCLMPEDVTRDVTITVKPLTDVASRDVVNPQVFDAFDPSVFSRMNAGAVASVQPATSGFDFVGYKFSLRRDQTLLILLIALAAGFLLNLTPCVLPVIPIKILSLQQQAGNPGKLALFGSVYCVGIVATFLVLGLLIFGIVTGGQKQDWGQVFTSRWFTIVMAAIVGLMGLGMIGLFTVRLPQSVYMLNPSHDTVLGNFLLGVLTAVLSTPCTGPLLGATIAWAATQPAWMGLVTFVVMGIGMALPYALLIAFPRLIDILPKAGPGGELLKQVLGILMLAVAAFLLSNLTSEKWPWFVVGGVAAVGGLWAIIGGWRMLRTIGAKTAVTVCALVWIGATVWTTRALASEGPITWTRFVNVPETDIRKQIARALDSGKTVVVDFTAKWCTNCHVIERNVLLSEVGVGLLSSADVVPMKIDLTSADEAQGWGLVREISGGGGIPLVAIFRPGMERPIFFNSFFKPSDLESAVRGPVPPV
- a CDS encoding FkbM family methyltransferase, translating into MRQVLQSVVRGIRKSPALNSMARACVKAIPDKRHITKMRDIGPVAIRLRRHRYLLWEHPLVHDAFMVSLFARLIRPGDVVYDIGANIGLYTRLMSHWFGASYIYAFEPMLENRELLEENVRLGNMQKSTEISPLALSDAAGTEELQIDDMNSGSAVLNSISGGQASSGRAHFGLPPKTETVELETLDAFVKRAGVRPPAMMKIDTEGAEVKILIGGRETIRSHRPRMAIALHGKDKAKGTLEQLEILQCPAYGYVKEDGKSIYRRLSVPDFDRLNNNNILAAYDEDLLRPEPQPLERAPISRK